The DNA region GGACGGTATAACAACACCACTAGCCGTGGGACGTTTCAAGCATAGGTGAAAGGAAAACGTTTTGTCAAGTCGTAATCATGAAACGTTCTACACCCAAGAATCTTAATTTGTAGccaaaatcaaaagataatGAACTTGAATACTTTTCAAtgaaattgttagaatatatggaaatgGGCAAAGTTGGGGTTACCATCTTAGGTTTTGCTAGTGGGGCAAAACTATCAGCTGACTTGTCGTTTTGGCAGAGTTGACGCAACCATATATACTTACCATTTGGGAAAAGTTGAAGATGAGAGCTATATATACAAGGTGTAGTTTTAGGACTACGTACTTCAtaaccatttttcttcttggtttggCATATCAAACAAGAAGCATGTCATATTTAAAGCCTTTTCATCTCCTCTTCACCTTGTTTCTCTTTGGTGTTTTCTCCACCAATCATGCCTGCAACCAAATGGACCGCGACTCTCTCATGTCCTTAGCCTTCAACCGTATGTCTTCTCCTCCACTAAATTGGTCTTCCATTGATTGTTGCCAGTGGGAGGGCATTTCTTGTAGTCATAAAAGTCGAGTCACCCATATCTGGTTACCTGCTAAAGGCCTCAATGGCAGTATATCTCCCTATCTTGGAAACCTCACATGTCTCTCCCACCTTAATCTCTCCCACAATTCACTTTTGGGTCCTCTCCCTAAGGGATTGTTTTCGTCCTTGAATCAACTCAAGGTCATTGATTTGAGCTACAACAATCTATTTGGAGATACATCTGGTTGGCCTGCCTCCCTTCAAATTGTTGACATATCTAGCAATCAATTTAGTGAGACAATCCAATCTTCATTCCTTCAAAGAGCATGGAGGTTGACCGACCTCAATGTCAGCAACAATAGTCTCACAGGCCCGATTCCTTCCTTTCCTTGCATCAATTCTTCAGTGGTCAAGCTCCTCGATTTCTCCCATAATCATTATAGTGGCCATATTCCTCGTGGACTAGGGGCATGTTCCAAACTCAAGGTTTTCCGGGCAGGTTTTAATTCTCTCTCTGGATTGCTTCCTCATGATATATACAATGCAGTGGGGTTGGAAGAAATCTCTTTGCCTTCCAATGATCTTTCAGGACCCATTAGCGGTGACATTGTGAACCTTACCAAACTCACTTACCTTGAGTTTTATCGCAATAATTTGAGTGGCAAGCTCCCAGTGGATATCGGGAAGCTCTCCAAATTAAAGCACATACTCCTTGATTGGAACTCCTTAACAGGCTCTTTGCCGCCATCTTTGGTGAATTGCACAAATCTCACAATATTGTCCTTACGATTCAATTTCCTTGAAGGAAACATCTCTACCTTTAATTTCTCAAGTCTTCATCATCTTACTGTAATTGACCTTGGGATTAATAATTTCTCTGGTAACTTTCCAGTAAGCCTATACTCATGCAAGTCCTTGATCGCAATTCGACTATCTCGAAATCGACTAGAGGGACAAATCCAACCTAAGGTGCTGCAATTAGAATTCTTATCTTTCCTTTCACTTACTGGCAACAGGTTAACCAATATCACATTCGCAATTAAGATTTTGAAGCGTTGCAAGGCACTCAGTGTACTCTTCCTTGGAGAGAGTTTTTTATACGAGGCAATCCCAAGTGATGACAATATAGAAGATTCCGACGGATTTGAAAATCTTCGATTGTTTACTATTGAATCATGCGAATTGTCTGGTCAAATGCCTATATGGCTATCTAGGCTTAAGAAGCTAGAATTACTAAGTCTAGCTGGCAATCGTATCACAGGTTCAATTCCTAATTGGTTGTTCACTCTTCCAAGTCTCTTTCGTTTAGACTTATCTGATAACCTCATTTCAGGTGAATTTCCAAAGGAATTTTGTGGATTGCAAACATTAGTGTCACCAAAAGCTCTAGTAGACAATAATCATTGGGATTTACCAATATTTATTGGCTTCAGTCTTTCTGGACAGTACAATTTTCTCTCAAGCCTGCAACCAGCAATTATTCTTGCAAACAACAATCTTAGCGGCAACATCCCAATTGAGATCGGCTGTTTGAAGCGGCTTTCTTTGCTGGATTTAAGTTATAACAATTTCTCAGGGAGCATCCCAGACCAAATTTCAGAGCTCTCAAACTTGGAAGAATTAAACCTCTCTGCAAATCGATTGTCCGGTGAACTACCAGCATCACTAAGTAGTCTGAATTTCTTGCATAAATTTAGTGTTGCAAACAACAATTTGCATGGACCAATACCATCAGGCACTCAACTTCAGAGCTTTGATGCCTCTGCATATGAGGGTAACCCTGGACTTTGTGGCCCCCCTCTTCCACATGATTGCACCCATATTGTTAGCAACAAGGGAGACATTCAGGATGAGGACGATAGGCCTAGAATCCCATGGTTTCCAATTACTGTGGTTCTTGGCTTCATTATAGGTTTCTGGGGAGTTTGTGGTCCATTAGTTCTTAGCTATAGGTGGAGGGTTGCATATTTCCAATTCATGGACGATGTAAAAGATAGGtgtataatcttttttttaaaaattgcatattGGTCGCTTTAGAGTCTGTTATCAATTGGTCGTTATAGAGTCTGTCATCAATTTGGTTTCGTGagtttaaatttgaataatGAAAGGTTTTGTTAGTTTCATATTTCCAATTTGTGTTCAATGTGATCACTGTCttggagaaaattaattaatcttgGTTACTTGGTTTGTCATGCCATTTACTGTTGGTCCGCGATGACAAGCCCCAACATATTTGGTCTTTATACGTTGCACAGCTTTCCAATGGATAATAAAAAGAGAGACAACAAacaaattcttcaaaaaatgtgaaaacagaacaaaaatgCAATTCACTTGTATGCTCTATCATTCTCTCTTCTAAACCTCCAAATCAGCAAAAATTTCCAACTATCAAAAGCCATATGATTAGTAGACTGATTGGCTTTATAAATTTATGTTCAAAGATCTCATTATTCACCAAGAAACATTGAATTAAGGAATTTCACAGAGTTAAATTAAAGGTGAAATTAAGGTTAAAATGTTTTACAATGATTTTCGGATTATGAAAGTGATGCAGCCTGACTAAGTGGAAGcgaataaaaaaatacaagaagaaggataaataattcttagatcttgagtctatcaaggatTTGAGAATTCTTCTGAAAACTATAGAGTTTATGTCTATCTAAGGTTTCAtggaaaaataagaagaaaactcctctaagtaattcttattgaaagaaaattgatcaaataaaataaactgtCTTTTCAAGGGGCtataatcatatatttatagccccaagaccCCTAGTACTAATAAAGGATAGAATTAGGGCTCCCACAACCCTAATCCTTGCAAAATAAGTAAACTAAGTTGGTTTAAAGCAAATAACAGTGGAAAGTTAACATAGAATTCTCCGAGTGCACTCGATTATAGgtatagtgcgatcgatcgcactaccaaggacttgtgcactcgAACGTGCGCTCATTCACAGGCTCGGTCGCAGTTCCAGGggcttgtgcgctcgatcatgcGCTCAAACGCAGAGGCAAGGTGTATCGGTTGCAGTTCCAGGGACTATCTTCTCCATATCAGGTGCACTACGCTTAATCACAATCAAGGTGCGACCGATCGGAGTTCCAGGGACTACCTCCTTTGTTGTGAGAGTTTAGGATCGTGCCACCATCTTTTGGGGCGTCTTCACACAATCATCCATTCGGGTCTTCCACATATACTCCCTAGCATTGTAGTCTATATCATTCTCCCCAGGTTGAatagaattcgccctcgaattcgcaTCCTCCTCCGACGAATCTTTCATAAATGGCACAAGATGCTTGACATTGAAAACATCAGACGTCTTGATGTGGCTGGGCAATTTCAAATGATAAGCATTGGGGTTGATCTTCTTCACAATCTCTACCAGACCAATGTTGCGAGCCGCTAATTTATTGTACtcactaagagcattcccagcagctaccTGATCATTTTCCCCaaatttaaggatccaaactactttttgcttccctatatcAATTTACTCCCCAATAGCTTCCCTAAATacttccctatatcattaaaatattatatttttattttactttttttatattttattcctttaatttatactttctctctccttcatattttcttcttctttctttccgaTGCAGCGCAGCATAGcaacccatttcttcttcctgtgatctcttccttttcttctcctcccaaCAAGGAAGCTAATGTCCTCACTCCTGTCCCTATGATCCTCTTGCACCCAACCAcctcaaatttcttcaatttccaaCACCCCCTCGCGATCGCTATCAACCCCATGTCGTCCAAGTCCGCCGAGTTCTGTATCGACAGCGACTCCAACCCCTCGCACAACGTGACCCCATCCAACAGCGACCCAATCGGCGCTCACATGCCTTGACGCCTTGtgtctttgatttgatttctgggtttctttggtttgatttgatttatgggTCTGAAATCCCTGAAATCTCTGATTCGTTCTgaaaatgtttgatcgatctgGGTTTCTGGTTTGATCGTTTGGtggtgcgagagagagagaaagagaggtgagagagagacgtCTGGTTTGATCTCTGGTTTGGTggtgcgagagagagaaagagaggtgagAGAGACGTGAGACgggaggagagaggagagataatattttttttctaatttaataagCATGTAGAtcgctacagttgaacccaaaacattgggttcaactgtagcagctgatggtttaaggaaccatatagggaatctgctgtgggacgttttttgcgattttttagacatattccctaaatttaggaaacagactcccttatagggagtctgctggaaATGCTCTAATAGGAAATCTATCTTTAGTTAGCACCGCCCATACAAAATCACCTTCTTCAAATTCCAAAGCACGCCGCTTCTTGTCTGCATCCAC from Corylus avellana chromosome ca10, CavTom2PMs-1.0 includes:
- the LOC132163757 gene encoding receptor-like protein 2, which produces MRAIYTRCSFRTTYFITIFLLGLAYQTRSMSYLKPFHLLFTLFLFGVFSTNHACNQMDRDSLMSLAFNRMSSPPLNWSSIDCCQWEGISCSHKSRVTHIWLPAKGLNGSISPYLGNLTCLSHLNLSHNSLLGPLPKGLFSSLNQLKVIDLSYNNLFGDTSGWPASLQIVDISSNQFSETIQSSFLQRAWRLTDLNVSNNSLTGPIPSFPCINSSVVKLLDFSHNHYSGHIPRGLGACSKLKVFRAGFNSLSGLLPHDIYNAVGLEEISLPSNDLSGPISGDIVNLTKLTYLEFYRNNLSGKLPVDIGKLSKLKHILLDWNSLTGSLPPSLVNCTNLTILSLRFNFLEGNISTFNFSSLHHLTVIDLGINNFSGNFPVSLYSCKSLIAIRLSRNRLEGQIQPKVLQLEFLSFLSLTGNRLTNITFAIKILKRCKALSVLFLGESFLYEAIPSDDNIEDSDGFENLRLFTIESCELSGQMPIWLSRLKKLELLSLAGNRITGSIPNWLFTLPSLFRLDLSDNLISGEFPKEFCGLQTLVSPKALVDNNHWDLPIFIGFSLSGQYNFLSSLQPAIILANNNLSGNIPIEIGCLKRLSLLDLSYNNFSGSIPDQISELSNLEELNLSANRLSGELPASLSSLNFLHKFSVANNNLHGPIPSGTQLQSFDASAYEGNPGLCGPPLPHDCTHIVSNKGDIQDEDDRPRIPWFPITVVLGFIIGFWGVCGPLVLSYRWRVAYFQFMDDVKDRCIIFFLKIAYWSL
- the LOC132163758 gene encoding uncharacterized protein LOC132163758, translated to MDVQTEVVNQSLGALLRSLVGEHLKSCYQQLYQAEFAYNPSVNWSTSLSLFTIIYGSNPRAPLDLAPLPDLKRIDTKAEDLIVHIQEGHKLTIKNLEESKAKYKVDADKKRRALEFEEGDFVAAGNALSEYNKLAARNIGLVEIVKKINPNAYHLKLPSHIKTSDVFNVKHLVPFMKDSSEEDANSRANSIQPGENDIDYNAREYMWKTRMDDCVKTPQKMVARS